From Drosophila subpulchrella strain 33 F10 #4 breed RU33 unplaced genomic scaffold, RU_Dsub_v1.1 Primary Assembly Seq354, whole genome shotgun sequence, the proteins below share one genomic window:
- the LOC119560316 gene encoding uncharacterized protein LOC119560316 has protein sequence MITPLSGVASVSGALLVTLALVVSESLATEYQRERSLRLPNDTYPLFYQLHISSDIHKGTLLFSGNATIDVAIRRSTNEIVMHAKNLSDIQITVHRLTDGGSQIVDDLTHTLYPAAAYLIIHPNENEDHLVFEEGQQYRLEILYTATMTLRPAGLYYMDYTDEKSNRTSYIAATQSEPTYARLIFPCYDEPGFKANFSIILTHGSSHSAISNMPVKEILSHGELKTTIFQTTPPVSTYLVAFVISDFESISETYRGVTQSVYSPAIYKEMGQSAMKNAVRTVAAFEDYFGVSYPLPKLDHVALKKNYGAAMENWGLITYKDSNLMHIGGPDARFPMMHKITQNHEIAHQWFGNLVSPEWWTYTWMNEGFATYFSYVITDLLYPDAIVMDSFIAFEADSAYSYNSFFDVRPMTHYVEGDKDIMSVFDIISYKRSACVIKMFHNAFRQKIFVRGISHFLEKYHYSVANELNLFDALQAEVLEDEYLSHKPWATRIRDIMLSWTHSEWLPIVMVTRNYENNSITFTQRSVHSKDELWWIPLNFATSQSPSFEDTQADIFMPPLSEYSIGLEYLDIQLSGRDWIIVNKQATGFYLVHYDKDNLMAIARQLQTNHSVIHRLNRASIFRDLKPLIEHNEVEHVELVFELLKYLEFEEDPLIWSEVGDSIECLTRNLFGTSSQNLFNEFVRRLVSPIFRRIYLEHTVNISLDTSLGILQMACSADLPECLEYTRGVAKEYIINKNNFSTESEFYATADTLLCMGARYLSDRDFHRVIDMLQEADRESVYYDDLIYGLRCTQSHRHLLYYLEVLLGENSTHVILTEPDNMMYLLYIYKSNLASRPVIWQYIERNYKVFCRSPNFLEHFKQLAGFVPRHQRTQFVRLRQNIANYMKLEGLNPDQKLIESDSPLVGKKVKMSENFQDKFEQQIHNWLLGEIPQSTSRSDALLAASLSASNGSSRNEGILMEATRVLRSALQIVDMYRYLRTNLRTFESRQTSRYLTALLLNYPPRLAWPSALLANNRSFAVFLDAFSGAPNMARWLLNSCVLLLLAVGSLQARLILPQSLDDGQLETKGSALFATPRIDDNSEGNYRLPNNTEPESYNVELWTNVHTGDTQFNGTVSIDLRVLETSTDIKLHYRQTSNFEASIISRDEVTPTAIPLTVYTELQREFLTLNATGVSFLENTNWTLTIKYNGTHRSDMGGFYISSYTDDDGQQHFLATTQFESTNARHGFPCYDEPARRANFTITIHHDPTYTAISNMPVNETTSSSGVTVFQTTPKMSTYLVAFIVSDFESTTGELNGLRQRVFSRKGKQDQQEWALWSGLVVESSLAGYFGVPFALPKLDQAGIPDFSAGAMENWGLATYREQYMWWNKENSTTNLKTNIANIIGHEYAHMWFGDLVSVKWWTYLWLKEGFATLFSYESNDIAFPEWNTYQIYHVNDYNSALLNDALASAVPMTHYVQTPNEISNRYNTFSYAKPASVLYMFKNAWSDKVFRNGLNKYLTKNKFTSCDEWDLFASFQESANELGLTLPTSVDNIFSSWSHQAGYPLLTVTRNYQTGTFTITQKRYVADKDDSNVATWYVPLNFATASNPDYRNTSATHYLLNVTETVFSDVQISSDDWVVVNVQNSGYYRTIYDAQNYALIAAVLKSQPWKIHPRNRAQLLYDTYIFVSTDRLSHSILLNLLSYLENEEQYAPWSTANTILTVYDRYLRGDDSYYNFQRFVQQLIDPIFSKIGVNEIPGEHYLNNYLRNVLISLACQVGSSDCYSQSAQKLSDHFNNGPAVEATLKTQAYCAGLRSTTNAIYSRVQSELLASTDATDRLVLISSLGCSGQTSQLVDFLGLSLDTTNSLSQSERTSLLYYSYYRSEIGLTASLEFLESNWEAYAKLSTTSKPLDTALRGIATYVVSEKQKTRLNALVDVVKASGPEYLNDDLSSTIDSRITANFDWLNVNRDPLLNWIADTYSENSGPTVTSSISTILVSAMALLFYRLF, from the exons ATGATCACGCCGCTGTCTGGAGTGGCTTCGGTTTCGGGTGCTTTACTGGTGACCCTGGCCCTGGTGGTCAGCGAATCCCTGGCGACGGAATACCAGCGAGAGCGATCCCTGCGCCTGCCCAACGATACATATCCGCTGTTCTACCAACTGCACATATCCAGTGATATTCACAAGGGCACACTGCTCTTCAGCGGAAATGCCACCATTGACGTAGCCATCCGGCGCTCGACGAATGAGATAGTAATGCACGCCAAGAACCTGTCCGATATTCAGATCACAGTCCATCGTTTGACGGACGGGGGCTCCCAGATCGTGGACGACTTAACTCACACGCTCTATCCAGCGGCAGCTTACCTCATCATCCATCCGAATGAGAATGAGGATCACCTGGTCTTTGAGGAGGGCCAGCAATACCGCCTGGAAATCCTCTACACGGCCACTATGACACTGCGACCCGCGGGTCTTTACTACATGGATTATACGGATGAGAAGAGCAACCGCACCTC ATACATTGCCGCCACGCAATCGGAGCCCACATATGCACGTCTTATCTTTCCCTGTTACGATGAGCCGGGATTCAAGGCAAACTTTAGCATAATTTTAACTCATGGCAGCAGCCATTCGGCCATATCCAATATGCCAGTAAAGGAAATACTCTCGCATGG CGAATTAAAAACCACCATTTTTCAAACCACCCCGCCTGTTTCCACCTACCTGGTGGCCTTTGTCATCTCCGATTTCGAGAGCATATCTGAGACTTATCGAGGGGTCACCCAGAGTGTCTATTCTCCGGCGATATACAAGGAAATGGGTCAAAGTGCCATGAAGAATGCAGTGAGAACTGTGGCGGCCTTCGAGGATTATTTCGGTGTTTCCTATCCCCTGCCAAAATTAGATCACGTGGCGCTGAAGAAGAACTACGGAGCAGCCATGGAGAACTGGGGTCTAATCACCTACAAGGACAGCAATTTGATGCACATCGGAGGGCCGGATGCTCGATTTCCTATGATGCACAAGATTACCCAGAACCATGAGATTGCTCACCAGTGGTTCGGCAACTTGGTCTCGCCGGAGTGGTGGACCTACACGTGGATGAACGAGGGATTTGCTACCTATTTTAGCTATGTGATCACAGATTTG CTCTACCCCGATGCCATCGTAATGGATTCCTTTATAGCCTTTGAGGCGGATAGTGCCTACAGCTATAATAGTTTCTTTGATGTTCGCCCGATGACGCATTACGTGGAGGGTGACAAGGATATCATGTCGGTTTTCGACATAATTTCTTATAAACGTTCTGCCTGCGTAATAAAGATGTTCCACAACGCCTTCCGTCAGAAGATCTTCGTGCGGGGCATCAGCCACTTTCTGGAGAAATA TCATTATAGCGTGGCCAACGAGCTGAACCTCTTCGATGCCCTGCAAGCGGAAGTTCTGGAAGATGAGTACCTTTCCCACAAGCCTTGGGCTACTAGGATAAGGGATATCATGCTCTCCTGGACGCACAGCGAGTGGCTGCCCATTGTGATGGTCACCCGGAATTACGAGAACAACTCCATCACCTTCACACAGCGATCGGTTCACTCGAAGGACGAGCTCTGGTGGATACCTCTGAATTTCGCCACCTCACAATCGCCCTCTTTCGAGGACACCCAAGCGGATATTTTCATGCCGCCCCTGTCGGAGTATTCCATAGGATTGGAATATCTGGATATCCAGCTGAGCGGCAGGGATTGGATTATAGTAAACAAGCAGGCGACGGGTTTCTATCTCGTCCACTACGATAAGGATAATCTAATGGCCATCGCCAGGCAACTGCAGACCAATCACTCGGTCATTCATCGGCTAAATCGAGCCAGTATCTTCCGGGATCTCAAGCCCCTGATCGAACATAACGAAGTAGAGCACGTAGAATTGGTGTTCGAATTGCTCAAGTACCTTGAGTTTGAGGAGGACCCGTTGATCTGGAGCGAAGTGGGCGATTCCATTGAGTGCTTGACGAGGAACTTATTTGGAACATCCTCACAGAACCTTTTCAACGAGTTCGTACGCCGCCTGGTCAGTCCCATCTTCAGACGTATTTACCTGGAACATACTGTcaatatatctctggatacgAGTTTAGGGATCCTGCAAATGGCCTGCTCAGCGGATCTTCCGGAGTGCCTGGAGTACACACGCGGCGTGGCCAAGGAGTATATaatcaataaaaacaatttctcAACAGAATCGGAGTTCTATGCCACGGCCGATACTCTTTTGTGTATGGGAGCGCGTTACCTGAGCGATCGGGACTTCCACAGGGTGATAGATATGCTACAGGAGGCGGATCGGGAATCGGTGTACTACGATGACTTGATATATGGTCTCCGGTGCACTCAGAGCCATCGCCACCTGTTGTACTACCTGGAAGTCCTACTGGGCGAGAACTCTACGCACGTGATCCTTACCGAACCCGATAATATGATGTATCTTCTTTACATCTATAAGTCCAACCTGGCCTCTCGACCGGTCATCTGGCAGTACATTGAGCGCAATTATAAGGTGTTCTGCCGCTCGCCGAACTTTTTGGAACACTTTAAACAGCTCGCTGGATTTGTACCCAGACATCAGAGAACGCAA TTTGTGAGACTTCGTCAGAACATTGCGAACTACATGAAGTTGGAGGGTCTCAATCCGGACCAAAAGCTGATCGAGTCCGATTCGCCGCTGGTGGGCAAAAAGGTGAAGATGAGTGAAAACTTCCAGGACAAGTTCGAGCAGCAGATCCACAACTGGCTGCTTGGCGAGATCCCCCAGTCGACCAGCAGAAGTGATGCCCTCTTGGCCGCATCCCTCAGTGCGTCCAATGGATCCAGTCGGAACGAGGGAATCCTCATGGAGGCAACTAGGGTGTTGCGAAGTGCGTTACAAATAGTTGATATGTATAGG TATTTGAGGACCAACTTGAGAACCTTTGAGAGCAGGCAGACTAGCCGATATCTGACCGCTTTACTGCTTAATTATCCCCCACGATTGGCTTGGCCCAGTGCACTGTTGGCCAATAACCGGAGCTTTGCCGTTTTTCTCGA TGCCTTTTCTGGAGCACCCAACATGGCACGTTGGCTCCTGAATTCCTGTGTCCTTCTGCTGCTGGCAGTGGGCAGCCTGCAGGCGCGCCTGATCCTGCCACAATCCTTGGACGATGGTCAGCTGGAGACCAAGGGATCTGCACTCTTTGCCACTCCCCGCATAGATGACAATAGTGAGGGCAACTACCGACTGCCGAACAACACGGAACCGGAATCCTATAATGTGGAACTCTGGACAAATGTCCACACTGGCGACACCCAGTTCAATGGAACCGTTAGCATCGATCTGCGAGTGCTGGAGACTTCCACGGACATAAAGCTACACTACCGCCAGACGTCGAATTTCGAGGCCTCGATCATCAGCCGGGATGAGGTCACGCCCACTGCGATTCCACTTACTGTGTACACCGAACTGCAGCGGGAATTCCTAACCCTCAATGCAACTGGCGTGAGCTTCTTAGAGAACACTAACTGGACCCTAACCATCAAGTACAACGGCACCCACCGATCCGATATGGGCGGTTTCTATATCTCCAGCTATACTGATGACGATGGCCAGCAGCA CTTCCTGGCCACCACGCAGTTCGAGAGCACCAATGCCCGTCACGGCTTTCCCTGTTATGATGAGCCTGCTCGCCGAGCCAACTTCACCATCACCATCCACCACGATCCTACCTACACCGCCATCAGCAACATGCCTGTGAATGAGACTACCAGCAG TTCTGGAGTCACCGTCTTCCAGACGACCCCCAAGATGTCCACCTACCTGGTGGCCTTCATTGTGTCCGACTTTGAGTCCACCACCGGAGAACTCAATGGTCTGCGTCAACGTGTCTTCTCCCGCAAGGGAAAGCAGGATCAGCAGGAGTGGGCCCTCTGGTCTGGATTGGTAGTGGAGTCCAGCCTGGCCGGCTACTTCGGAGTTCCCTTCGCCCTGCCCAAGTTGGATCAGGCTGGAATTCCGGACTTCTCTGCCGGAGCCATGGAGAATTGGGGACTGGCCACTTACCGTGAGCAGTACATGTGGTGGAACAAGGAGAACTCGACAACTAACTTAAAGACGAACATTGCCAACATTATTGGACACGAGTACGCGCACATGTGGTTCGGAGATCTGGTGTCCGTGAAATGGTGGACCTATCTGTGGCTCAAGGAAGGTTTCGCCACCCTCTTCTCCTACGAATCGAACGACATTGCCTTCCCCGAGTGGAACACCTACCAGATCTACCATGTGAACGACTACAACAGCGCCCTGCTGAACGATGCCCTGGCCTCGGCCGTGCCCATGACGCACTACGTCCAGACCCCCAACGAGATCTCCAACCGGTACAACACCTTCTCGTACGCCAAGCCCGCCAGTGTTCTTTACATGTTCAAGAACGCCTGGTCGGACAAGGTTTTCCGCAATGGATTGAACAAGTACCTGACCAAGAA TAAATTCACTTCCTGCGACGAGTGGGACCTGTTTGCCTCCTTCCAGGAGTCTGCAAATGAATTGGGCCTAACGCTGCCCACCTCTGTGGACAACATCTTCAGCAGCTGGTCCCACCAGGCCGGTTATCCCCTGCTCACCGTGACCAGAAACTACCAGACTGGCACCTTCACGATCACCCAAAAGCGCTACGTGGCCGACAAGGATGATTCGAATGTGGCAACCTGGTATGTGCCCCTCAACTTTGCCACTGCCTCCAATCCCGACTACCGGAACACGAGTGCCACGCATTATTTGCTGAATGTGACGGAGACCGTGTTCTCGGATGTTCAGATTTCCAGCGATGACTGGGTCGTTGTGAACGTACAGAACTCCGGCTACTATCGCACCATATACGATGCCCAGAACTATGCACTCATTGCTGCCGTATTGAAGTCCCAGCCCTGGAAGATCCACCCGAGGAATAGGGCTCAACTGCTGTACGATACGTACATCTTTGTGAGCACCGATCGCCTGAGCCACAGCATCCTGTTGAACCTGCTCAGTTATCTGGAAAATGAGGAGCAGTATGCCCCGTGGTCCACTGCCAACACTATCCTCACCGTTTACGATCGTTACCTGAGGGGCGATGATTCCTACTACAACTTCCAGAGATTCGTGCAGCAACTGATCGATCCCATCTTCAGCAAGATCGGAGTGAACGAGATTCCCGGCGAGCATTACCTGAACAACTACCTGCGTAACGTCCTGATCAGCTTGGCCTGCCAGGTGGGATCCAGTGATTGCTACAGCCAGTCGGCCCAAAAGCTGTCCGACCACTTTAACAACGGCCCTGCCGTCGAGGCCACTTTGAAGACCCAGGCATACTGCGCCGGTCTGCGATCCACCACCAATGCTATCTACAGTAGAGTCCAGTCGGAACTCTTGGCCTCCACCGATGCCACCGATCGCCTTGTGCTCATCTCCTCGTTGGGCTGCTCGGGACAAACGAGCCAACTGGTTGACTTCCTGGGGCTATCCCTGGACACCACCAATAGCCTGAGCCAATCGGAGCGCACTTCCCTCCTCTACTACTCCTATTACCGTAGCGAGATTGGTCTGACCGCCAGTTTGGAGTTCCTGGAGTCCAACTGGGAGGCATATGCCAAACTGTCGACCACTTCCAAGCCCCTTGATACCGCCCTGCGTGGCATTGCCACCTATGTGGTCAGCGAGAAGCAGAAGACAAGG CTCAACGCTTTGGTGGATGTTGTGAAGGCCAGTGGACCCGAATATCTCAACGATGACCTGAGCAGCACTATTGACTCCAGGATTACTGCCAACTTCGATTGGTTGAATGTCAACCGCGATCCCTTGCTCAACTGGATCGCCGACACCTACTCGGAGAACAGTGGTCCCACTGTGACCTCTTCCATCTCCACGATCCTGGTCAGTGCGATGGCCCTGCTGTTCTACAGGCTATTTTAG